The genomic interval CTATCGCTTCCTTGAGTATCTACACACTGGCAATCTGTCGAGGTATTTCTTGTGGTGATTGGTTTTGATTCTAGGAGAACAGTCATGATAGCATTTAGACCTGCATGCTTTGCCTAGTCAGCACTGTCTTATTACTTATCCTGCaatatttgtttacttatttgttCTCAACTAACAACAATAAGGGGAGGCTCAATAATAAATGCTGATCCGACAGTAATCAACTTGAATAAGAGTACACTTGCAAAAGTAGTAAACTGTATTAGGATTacaaagtaaaacatttataaaaagttaaatgcttcCTAGAGCAAACAATGTAGGACCTCTTTTTCAATGCCAGACAATTATTTGTAGCAATGTGTCTTTTTGTGCTATAATACCATCTTTATTAAGAACTTTATTCTATGTGCTTAGAGTTTAACCATTGGATTTAGTGTAGAGTATGTCATCACTATTTGTTTGCTATTAAATGCAtctaatttatgtatttatttatttattttgtaatgtattttaaaggcgtaacttgaagttgtaGATAGAAAGCAGTTATATTTGAACAAATTCTACATTTTGGATTAATGTAATCTGCTGTAATTTAACTGTAGGCACAAATGTCGTCATCTAATGGTGTAACAATGTAACCTGCACTAAAATCACCATCACAAACACTCAGAAATAACAGATACTATTATTAAATACTGCTATAATACTATTGGTGACCTGGTGCTCACAAATCAGAAAACAATGAAGTTCGTATTTGAAAATTTGCTATCTTTTAATATGCAGTTTATTTCtataaagattaaaaacaacaacgatatttaaattgttgttttagTGATATGCAAGgcagggctgtgcaattaatcggatccgattgtcatgtgcatctagtcagtaaagccggtcctgtgattagtagtaaatctccatcattcATCATAATTAATTCCGctcaatctgaaagcaggtgatggagatttactgctaataTGACTGGTTTTACTAACGAAATATGCATGACAAttgaatgcgattaattgcacagttCTAATGCAAGGTGACATTATCAAGTATGTcactcattttgaaaaaaattataaaataaaaaaaatgggaaatttgaacgaatcgtttgaatgaatgattcaatgactcactcattaagacacgGACATGTTGCCATCTACTGGTGCCTTTAGTGTTACATTAATTTGTCGATTTCAGGTCTAAACCAGCCAAggtactagtgttgtcaaaagtaccgACTTGAGTACCAGCAAATTTAAAAACGTCAATTTCCCACTAACATTTGAGTACTGTTGAGCAGATTCTTAACCAGCGCTGATTGGCCATAGTGTTCTCGTACTCAACTGATATGACTGTGATTGGCTTTAATGTTCATCGCTTCACGCTCTTCAGTGAGTGCTAACACAGAAGCACATAGGAGTGTTTGAAAACCGCGGGTCAGTCTATGTCTAGATATATTAGTCCATTtggaatataataataacatttataaaataacatatataatattattatattataaaagtacCAGTACTTTGGACATCTCTACTTAGGGcatggaaatgtttttttcttaactACAGTGCAGTGAGTTCCTTGCCTTAAGCATTGTCTGGCATTGTCAGAGTATTTccagaagataaaaaaatatttagtaaaaatactatgaagcatttaacattttatcaGATAGAAAGGGGATGTTTAGGAAGGCATGAGTTAATGCAGGTCTATTataaccttttttgttttttagctgaatttttatttatattttataatatattttatattgtatatttacttTGTTTTCCATGTAAAACCATTTTATAAATGCAAAGGGAGAGGCTGGGAGATAGGTTAAACCGAATTCATAAATGAACCAACTACTGACCCAAAATGTTAGTCCTTCTCATTATATTGCAcagacattgcaaaaaaaaaaaaaaaaatggtcaaatattTTTAGATTAGGGGTGTGGTTTTccaaatgttaattaaaacataaaaattccaAAAAGGAATCAATAGATTCATAATTCTTAATAAAGCACTATTCAATGGATAGAATCTTTGACTCTGTATTTTCGAATATCAGTGTCACACAGACCGAATGTAATCTAATGTCCATCTGACAGAATAGCAAACATTTGACATTAAAACTATATGTAGAATGTAACATGACTAATCATCTggtccaaatatttttttatccatttagcaTGTTGGTTCATATCTGAATTCTCATATAAGTGCACACACTGCATTTGGAGATAAATATGCGCTGAACTTTCCTTTCTTAATACTTTTTCCTAATGAACTATTCATTTCTGGTTTTAGCTACTATTTGAAATGGAGATCAACTGCTTTGCCTCTACTTTTAACATGATAGTTCTTCAAAAAAGCACTATGTTGGATAAATAGTGTTAAACTCGTAtcattgtttaattttgttcaCAAAAATTTTCTGTAAGAAAACAAAAGTTTCAGAGCTTTATTATTTCCTGTTGCAGTGTGTGAAAAATCGACTTTTTGGGCCTTTCCTATAAATAGCTTATAGAATAAAAGGGAaagtttttgaaatgtaaaaacatagtTAACATTAGTATAACAGTGCTAATAAGACCATTCCAGACCTgactaatctattttttttttttttttttttttttacccgctGTGCAGCTTGAGGAATGCAAATGGTTTGACTGCAGCAGATCTGGCCCATGCTCAAGGCTTCCATGATTGCGCTCAGCTCCTCTCTAATGCACACAACCAGCTAAATCAGATAAATGGATTTGCCCATAACGGGACCGACCACACGCACATCCAGGGCGGCAGACTTCTGAATGGGATGGCCAGTAGAAAAAGATTACTTGATTGCACAGAGCCAAACCAAATGAAAAAAGCAAGAACTGAGAGTAAGTCTGTTTTGTAGTGCATTTAATCATGTGTTTGTGCACAAAACCAACACACATCAAACAATATTTTTCTTACTATATCGCTTGTTTTCCATTCAGGCATGAATTTTTCAGTGAAGGCAAACAATGGAATTGGAGAGGAGCTTGAGAGTATGAATGTGGAATCAACTGCTGAAAACCAATCAGGTGGGACTGGACCTTCTCCACCAATGTCTATTGACATTGAACATCATGAGGACAGTGTTTCTTTGAGGAACCCCTCTCCCACCCAAACGTTGGAGCCCACATCTTTGACTTCTGTTCCTGGCCCCTGGCTATGGACAAATTCTTACGCTTATATATGAGGGCCAGGTTATTCACAAGTTTCCCCAGGTCTATCAACATGCTGTCAATGCAAATGATTTGGCTAGTAtatttttattggattttttcAGTCTGATGAAATTTCTGCAATCTGATATTTTCAAAGTATGCACACACTTGACTTAAAAATAGACATTTGAATTTCACTTTTTTCTTCAAACCAGTACTTGCAAAGATACACCAGCTAAAATGATATAGAAATACATGTATGGGAGTTGCTAGTTTTCTTTGCACTATTTCCATGAACCTTTTAATCTGTATAGGGTTATTCTGAATCAGTTTTGTAAAAGTAGCTTACTATGGGCTTAATATAGCACAATTGGCTTGTATGTAATAGTTATGTTTTCCGATTCCTCCAGCAATATATTTCACAATGAAAGCATTAACTTATTTTAGGATATTTCATTAAGATTTCCTACTtagaaattaatgaatgaattggTTTATATTTTTTGAAGCTAATTTTGCTTCTATACttttatataaactatttaaaaaaatatttaaagattgcatgtgtaatctttttttatttgaaaactgaAGCATCTTTTAggctattttacttttatttgatggtagttatagataaaaaaaaaaaaaaaatcagttgcaGTTAGGTGTTTAAACTCCCTTGTGACCATTTGGAAgagtacagtcgtggccaaagTTTTGGCAATGACATCAATTTTGTGTTTTCAAAATTTTGAAGTTTGCTGCTCAAGCTGTTTTgttgttcattcacattgtttctaggtTATTGTGTAGAGTGGtcagatacattttaaataattgctaaaaacttcattggccaaaaaatttacttttcacaaaaaaacaaaaacgaaacaaatgtcactgtttttttttttttttttgattctgaCCCAAAATGACCAGATGACATTAATTGACTAATTATATCAGCAGCATGTGAAAGTATGTTTGAATACTAGTCAGGCGAAATCACTATCATAGTAATTTGTAAGAGCAGATtgattgctataaaaggagggaagaagtacttccaatcattgtgttcttcGCTTTGCATCAAAATAGCTTCATatgcaaggaaattgctacaaagaatattgcacctgatAGACTATTACCTGactcatcaagaacttcaaggagagaggtttgactgcagtgaagaagtcttcaggacgtcccagagtgtccagcaagcaCCATGACCATCTCCCTCCTGAGGAGTCGGCTAAAGAATcgtgtctccagcagtgcagagcttgctcaggaatggcagcaggttggGGTGAaagcatctgcacacacagtgaggccaagacttttagtcagtggcctggtgtcaagaagggcagcaaagaagccacttctctccaagaaaaactTCAAAGACggactgaaattctgcaggaagtacaaggattgaacagcagaagactggtgcaaagtttGGGACATCTAGACAATTATCTTCCGACTGTTTGGAACATCTGGAAAATCTATTgtatggagaagaaaaggtgaacacTACCAAGAGTCAtgtgttgtgccaacagtgaattatactgagaccatccatgtgtgaagttgcttttcaaccaagggagtgggCGCTCTCATAAattgcccaaaaacactgccatgattaaaaaaaaatggcaacaaaGCGTCCTGCAAGAGCGATTTCTTCCAACAgtccatgagcaatttggtgatgatccCTGCATTTCCCAGCAAGATGGAGCACCATAAGCAAGAGAAGTGATAAAGAAGTAGCTTGAAAATCATTGCATTGAAATTTTGGATCCGTGGCTTAGCAACTCCCCGGATGGCAATCCCATAGGtaacctgtggtcagtccttaAAAGGCGAGTAGACAAGCAGAATTTGTGATCAACTCTgagaactaataaggcaagaatcGATTggcatcagtcaggatttggcccacaAGCTAATATTCAGCATGACAGAGTGAATAGTAAAGATTATGAAGAACAAGgatcaacactgtaaatattgactccttttttctcttttttgtttcttgCCAATTAAATCCTTAAAAACTTAGGATATGCGTATCATTGTTTTTCTGTATACCAcagaaattttgaaaaataatctacaaatattGAAGCAGCAATCTTTGCAACACAACATTTGTGTCACTGCCAaaatttttggccatgactgtacaaTCTGTGTGTTGACATGCAATAATAGATCATTAAAAAATGATATACTGTACACTTCAAGTATGAGCAAAAAAAGTTCTCATACTGAAAATGCAATGCTAGTTTATCAATCGACAAGAATGTATTGGGtacaaatgttttgtttctctGGTCTGGCCCAAGTTCTTGTGTAATCAAGACCATTTGCTCATCACTTTCTGACGCATGTCTTGTTTTGAATGACAGATGAAGCCATAGCCACAGGTTTGAGGAATGGTCATGGGCAGCAGAACAGTTTCACTGTCAACAGCTTCGCCTCAAATGGGCAGTGCTATCAGTCCCGATTCGATGGGGTTGAGGCCATTCCAGCTGAGACAAGAATGGACATGTGCGGCTCACTACACCTCAGTGGCAGCCCAAGCAGCTGTGTATCTCCCCGGCCTGCATGGGGTGCCTTCTTGCCTGACTCTGGTGAGCATCTGCACTATGGACACTACCATGGCTTCGGAGATACAGCAGAGGACCTGGAAGAAGCTAGTAGCTGTCATGAGCCCAGTACGATTGTGAAGGTAGAGCAGCACTATGACCAAGAGGTTCTCAGTTCTGTGCAGCTGTTCCATGAATCATAAAGTGAAAATGAGTTCTGTCCATTTGATTACAAGTGGTCACATTGATGGCAGCACTATCCGCCTTAAACTGAGGGGTTATCTTGCACCTTAACGCTGGCTGTTTTAGATTTTGGGAatttgtttttgataaaaaaGGACAATCTTTCTACCAAAGGGGGGAAAATTGTATTGCATTTTGTATCTGAGCTaatgactttattttattatacgtatgaGTTTGAACTCAGCTTAGTTATCTGGGTGCATTTATTTTTCCCCTTTAATGCAATGTTTAGAACGTTAAGTTGTACAAGGAGTTGATTTTTATGTGAATTAATTGTGAGTTTGTAGTTTTGTGCCAATGAACGCTAGCTTTTTGAAAAAGGAGACTTTTGTATGattttgttgtattgttttttttccctgaGAATCAAAGCTGACATGATGactgtaaaagtgtttttttttttttttttttacttaagaaaGCTTAAGATGTATAACATTCCTTCATCTTTGTACCCAGTGttctaataaaaaagaataataataaactcaGAAACTCCTTTCATTGCCACCTGAAGACAGTTCTCCTTTACAGTATAGTTGGTCCTTATTAAGTAAAGATGTTGACGTTTGTCTGTTCATTTTGAAAGTTAAGTGTAAAGTTTCTCAGTTTTTATTACATCTACATCTACTTAAATGCACTTTGGCTTTGATCCTCAGTTTATCACTGACATTCATTTTGTACATCATGCTGAGATCATACAgtttaaaagttattttgttttgaaatacATCATGACATGTCTGAAATAAAGACAGGTCGTGACGCACAACAATAGATGAAATTTGATTAGCAAACTGTTCCCATGGGAAGCTGATACGCCCACCTTGGTTTCCTGTCTCACGTGTTTGGACACACGGATGTCACCTGTTTTCTGTGTCGACCTTTACTGCGAGCCCTGAAACGTCATTAGCGCTCCGCCTCTAACACATGGATCTTCGATTTAATGCCTCGAAAAGGGGGTGGAGGCAGCATATTTAACCCATGTAACTGCTACTAAACACCACAGCATACATATATTGAATTAATTAACAGACAAGAAATTTGTAGTCCATTTAAATGGTACGAATTATTTTGAATGGCAATGTACATTATTAACTTAGTTCCAAATATGGTAAATAATTTTCCACCCCCACAAGTATGACAGTGGTATCGTCTGTATTCCGTGTTGAAATCCTCCAAGCAGAGCCGAAAAGCAAATTTCGAGTCGAGGTTCTTTTGAGAGAAGGGAAAGGGCACATATCATTGTACATTGTACAAATTTATATCTGACACTTGTACAGTTTTAGCAATGTCTACTCCAGCACGAAGGCGACTGATGAGGGATTTTAAAAGGTGaatcatgaaaaagaaaatatgaggAGCTGTTGTTTACTGAGCCCGGATGTACCTTAAAAAGACCTGAACGTTAAGAAACATTTAGAAGGGAACTATTTTGACtgcaggaaatgtaaaaaaaaaaaaatgtctgatgtCGTATCGGCCAGTTTTCATTTGAGCTAAACTGCAGATctgttaattgtattttaaaagaaaaagttatttgttttgtttattttgacctTTCTAAATCTCATCTGGCTcccttatttgtttttaaataaacacaccaGACTTCAAGAGGATCCTCCAGCCGGTGTTAGCGGTGCTCCGTCAGAAAACAATATCATGGTATGGAATGCAGTGATATTTGGGTAAGTACTTGTGAGCAGGTTTGTGCTGTGGACTAAACCAAGTTTAGCTTCTTTTGGTACTAGTCTTGACTAGTCTGCCAGTGTGTTTTCAAGCACTGAAACTAAAAGCACAAGGTGACGTGGTGGCATTAATGTGGTTCTCAAAATGTGACTACTTTTTTATTCGTTTTCACAGGCCAGAAGGAACTCCCTTTGAAGATGGTAAATATAAACATTACTTCTCCAGGTCCATATGATCTAGTAATTTAAGACATGTATTTTGTATTCATGCTTTAAACCTGTTTGTTATAGGTACATTCAAATTGACTGTAGAATTTACAGAAGAATACCCGAACAAACCACCCACAGTCAGATTCATCTCAAAAATGTTTCATCCTaatggtaacttttttttttttttttttgtatgttgtcATGTGTCATTCACAATCATTAATGTGGCATTATTGACGTGGCTTAAGggaatagttcactccaaaatgaatgttttctgaaaatgtacttgccctcaagccatccaagatgtagtttaatttgtttcttcaagtaaccgatttggagaaatttagcattacatcacttgctaaccaggtggatcctctgcagtgaatggatggTTCAGACACACTCCACAAGGAGTCCAGTCCATAAATTACTTTTGTCTTTTCGTTTGAAGTGAAtagttgtgtgtttgtaagaaacaaatccatcataaagTTGTTTTACCTTCAAACCTTTGCTTCTGTCCAAAATATAAGTCCTTTATCGATAATAtggcttcctccagtgaaaaagttgtctcgtctgaatcaggagagaaatatgcacagatcaagtacatttgtcaagaaaaaaactgttctatataaacatgttggtggattttgatatgaaacgacaacaggggatggactttttcactagagTAAACATAAGTATGAATTATGGACTTGCTGTTTGCTTCATAAGCCATTAACTGATAgattggagtcatgtggattatatttttatgaactgttttgactctcattctgatggcacccattcactgcagaggatccatgggAGAGAAGGTGATGTCAaattaaatttctccaaatgtgttcctattaagaaacaaaataatgtattttaagcaaatattcatttttgggggaactagtCCATTAAT from Carassius auratus strain Wakin chromosome 26, ASM336829v1, whole genome shotgun sequence carries:
- the ankrd10a gene encoding ankyrin repeat domain-containing protein 10a, yielding MSVGLEPGFSNDEVLSLRYPLHRACRDGDVGALCSLLQRSSNRADLAAEDSFYGWTPIHWAAHFGKLECVMRLVQVGCEVNALTTRFAQTPAHIAAFGGHPECLLWLLHTGAEINRQDYVGEAPIHKAARAGNVECINVLLIQGAKPDLRNANGLTAADLAHAQGFHDCAQLLSNAHNQLNQINGFAHNGTDHTHIQGGRLLNGMASRKRLLDCTEPNQMKKARTESMNFSVKANNGIGEELESMNVESTAENQSDEAIATGLRNGHGQQNSFTVNSFASNGQCYQSRFDGVEAIPAETRMDMCGSLHLSGSPSSCVSPRPAWGAFLPDSGEHLHYGHYHGFGDTAEDLEEASSCHEPSTIVKVEQHYDQEVLSSVQLFHES
- the LOC113044373 gene encoding ubiquitin-conjugating enzyme E2 A-like, whose protein sequence is MSTPARRRLMRDFKRLQEDPPAGVSGAPSENNIMVWNAVIFGPEGTPFEDGTFKLTVEFTEEYPNKPPTVRFISKMFHPNVYADGSICLDILQNRWSPTYDVSSILTSIQSLLDEPNPNSPANSQAAQLYQENKREYEKRVSAIVEQSWRDS